The Candidatus Planktophila sp. genome contains the following window.
GCAAATTCACCGAACGCCACAATTTTTTCCGCTGCGTCAAGATCTGCATCCGAACCATCAATTCGCGAATTTGCTGCACTTTCAAGGAGAATATCTATGTGTGCAAGTAGATATTGAGCGTTGAAATTTGATTGTTCTACTACCTCAGCGCGTGATTCTTCTATGAGAGAGCGAGCATTGTAAAACTGTTCTCCATTACCAATTGGCAGTGGCACAAAAAGAGCGTAACGTCCGAGGGCTCTAAACTCACTACACGTGACTGCGCCACTGCGCGAGATAACCAGATCGCTAGCCAGATAAGCATCACCCATTGCATCAACATAGGTAACTGGTCTATAACCATCTACTTCTTTCGGCAAAGTATTCAATTTCCCAGTTGAGTGCAAAATTGAAATTCCCTTCGCTAAAAGTTGAGGGAGGCTTTCTTCAACAACCTTATTTATCGCTATTGAGCCCTGAGATCCTCCCATTATAAAAACTAGAGGTTTATCTTCGTCAAAACCCAACCGGCGCTTAGCGGCAAGTCGTGCCGCTGAAAAGTCAAGGCGAGAAGCCACAAAAGCCTCCGAAACATCGGAGCGAAGCGGCAGTCCAGTGATGAGCGCATTAGCAAACTCTCCCTTTTCAACTTGGTTGGCAACGGCTAAAAATGGAGTCAACTTCGCCCCTAAACGATTAGCCCATCCCGGTCTGGCATTTGCCTCATGGATAAGAATAGGTATTTTTACTAGTCGCGCAGCCAAATAAGCTGGCGCACTGACATACCCACCA
Protein-coding sequences here:
- a CDS encoding UDP-N-acetylglucosamine--N-acetylmuramyl-(pentapeptide) pyrophosphoryl-undecaprenol N-acetylglucosamine transferase; translation: MATVVLAGGGTAGHIEPALAVARAWKLAHPDDVMVFVGTKAGLENKLVPSAGFTLAHIPKVQISRRPSLSWFRIPFDLIRAVATSRIVLKDAQLLIGFGGYVSAPAYLAARLVKIPILIHEANARPGWANRLGAKLTPFLAVANQVEKGEFANALITGLPLRSDVSEAFVASRLDFSAARLAAKRRLGFDEDKPLVFIMGGSQGSIAINKVVEESLPQLLAKGISILHSTGKLNTLPKEVDGYRPVTYVDAMGDAYLASDLVISRSGAVTCSEFRALGRYALFVPLPIGNGEQFYNARSLIEESRAEVVEQSNFNAQYLLAHIDILLESAANSRIDGSDADLDAAEKIVAFGEFAVSHQ